The Astyanax mexicanus isolate ESR-SI-001 chromosome 7, AstMex3_surface, whole genome shotgun sequence genome has a window encoding:
- the klhl31 gene encoding kelch-like protein 31: MAPKKNKTTKKNKADINEMTIMVEDSPINKINGLNTLLEGGNGFSCISTEVTDPVYAPNLLEGLSNMRQDSFLCDLTVSTKSKSFDVHKVVMASCSEYIHNILKKDPATPKIDLSDLSPVGLATAITYAYSGKLTLSLYTIGSTISAAMLLQINTLVKMCSDFLMREISVENCMYVVNIADTYNLKETKEAAQKFMRENFIEFSEMEQFLKLTYEQISDFLTDDSLQLPSELTAFQIAVKWLDFDEKRLKYASDLLTHIRFGTISPQDLVSHVQTVPRMMQDPECHRLLVDAMNYHLLPYQQNILQSRRTKVRGGRRVLLTVGGRPALTEKSLSRDVLYRDEDNLWNRLTEMPAKSFNQCVAVLDGFLYVAGGEDQNDARNQAKHAVSNFCRYDPRFNSWIHLTSMIQKRTHFSLNTFNGLLFAVGGRNSDGCQASMECYVPSSNQWQMKAPMEVPRCCHASTVIDGKILVTGGYINNAYSRAVCSYDPSTDSWQDKNSLSTPRGWHCSTTVADRAYVIGGSQLGGRGERVDVLAVESFNPHSGQWSYVAPLHTGVSTAGAATLNSKIYLLGGWNEVEKKYKKCIQVYNPDLNEWIEDDELPEATVGISCCVITIPTRKTRESRASSVSSAPVSI, translated from the exons ATGGCACCAAAGAAGAACAAGACCACTAAGAAGAATAAAGCAGACATCAATGAGATGACAATCATGGTGGAGGACAGCCCGATCAACAAAATCAACGGGCTGAACACCCTCCTGGAAGGTGGCAATGGCTTCAGCTGCATCTCAACTGAGGTCACTGACCCTGTTTATGCTCCTAACCTTTTGGAGGGCCTGAGCAACATGAGGCAAGACAGTTTCTTGTGTGATCTGACAGTATCAACCAAGTCCAAGTCCTTTGATGTCCATAAAGTTGTGATGGCCTCCTGCAGTGAGTACATACACAACATTCTCAAGAAGGACCCAGCCACTCCAAAAATCGACCTCAGCGATCTGTCACCCGTCGGTCTGGCCACAGCCATCACATATGCCTACTCTGGAAAACTGACCTTGTCACTGTACACCATCGGCAGCACAATATCTGCAGCCATGCTTTTGCAGATTAACACCCTAGTCAAGATGTGCAGTGACTTCCTCATGCGAGAGATTAGTGTGGAAAACTGCATGTATGTGGTGAATATCGCTGACACATACAACCTCAAGGAAACCAAGGAAGCAGCTCAGAAGTTCATGCGTGAGAATTTCATTGAATTCTCAGAGATGGAACAGTTCCTGAAGCTTACCTATGAGCAGATCAGTGACTTCCTAACAGACGACTCCCTGCAGCTGCCCTCTGAGCTCACAGCCTTTCAGATTGCAGTCAAATGGCTGGATTTTGATGAGAAGAGACTTAAATATGCTTCagacctgctgacacacattcgCTTCGGAACCATCTCGCCCCAGGACCTGGTCAGCCATGTACAGACTGTACCCAGGATGATGCAAGACCCGGAGTGCCATCGTCTTTTGGTGGATGCCATGAATTACCATTTGCTGCCGTACCAACAGAACATCCTGCAGTCTAGAAGAACCAAGGTCCGCGGTGGTCGAAGAGTGCTGCTAACTGTAGGCGGGCGACCTGCCTTGACTGAGAAATCCCTGAGCAGGGACGTTCTCTATAGAGACGAGGACAACCTTTGGAACAGGCTGACCGAGATGCCTGCTAAGAGCTTTAACCAATGTGTGGCTGTCCTAGACGGTTTTCTGTATGTGGCCGGTGGTGAAGACCAGAATGATGCTAGGAACCAAGCAAAGCATGCCGTCAGCAATTTCTGCAG GTATGATCCCCGTTTCAACTCGTGGATCCATCTCACCAGCATGATCCAGAAGCGTACCCATTTCAGTCTGAACACATTCAATGGTCTTTTGTTTGCTGTGGGTGGACGTAACTCTGATGGATGCCAGGCTTCTATGGAGTGCTATGTTCCATCTTCCAATCAATGGCAGATGAAGGCCCCAATGGAAGTCCCGAGATGCTGTCATGCTAGCACGGTCATAGATGGCAAGATTTTGGTAACTGGAGGTTATATCAACAATGCCTATTCCAGGGCAGTGTGTTCTTATGATCCATCAACAGATAGCTGGCAGGATAAAAACAGTCTCAGCACTCCTAGAGGCTGGCATTGTTCCACCACTGTGGCTGATCGGGCTTATGTTATTGGAGGCAGCCAGCTCGGCGGCCGCGGGGAAAGGGTGGATGTCTTGGCGGTTGAGTCTTTCAACCCTCATTCTGGCCAGTGGAGCTATGTTGCCCCCTTGCACACCGGAGTAAGCACAGCAGGTGCTGCCACCCTTAACAGCAAGATTTATCTCCTGGGTGGCTGGAACGAAGTcgagaaaaagtacaaaaaatgcattcaggtGTACAACCCTGACCTTAATGAATGGATTGAAGATGATGAGCTGCCAGAGGCAACAGTGGGCATTTCATGCTGTGTCATTACTATCCCCACCCGCAAGACACGAGAGTCTCGGGCCAGCTCGGTATCATCTGCTCCAGTCAGTATATAG